The genome window ATCAAATTATTTATAATACTTTAGAAAATAACTTAGAATCGAAGGATAAAGGTATCGAAATGTTTATGAATTTTAACCGAATCAAACCTTTAAATTTAGATATTTCGGTGAATGGTTCGTACACAAAAACAACAAATAATAAGCCTGTTTATGAATATGAAGCTTCTACAAATGTTTTAGCAAAAGAAAAATATGCTGTCTATTATAATCCAAAATCGAATGATGAAGCTTTAATGTTTGGAACAAATTTTAATTATCATTTGAAAAAAGTTGGATTGATTTTATCTCTTCGTACAGAACACATTTTTATTCAAAATCATGATAAATACAACAATAGAAATCCAATAGGATATTTGGATGAAAATTCTGTTTATCATGCAATTCCTGTCGAAGATCAAGGAAATACAGATTTGTACGGACATTTGATTAAAGCGCCACAAAAAACATTAGCAGAATTACAAAATTCATTGCATAATTTCCATTTACGTATTTCCAAAGATTTCTTAAATGGATTCAAAGTATCTGTTTATACAACAAATGTTTTAGGCTTAAAACCTACTTATATCAACGATTCTGGTGAAAGAATTGTTTCAAAAATAGCAAAATTTTCATTGGGAGGTAAAATTGAATATACTTTCTAATTCTAAACAATTTCAAAAAAGATTATTATGTTAAAAAAATATATACTTCTCACTCCTATTTTAGCAAGTTTATTATTTAATTCTTGTTCTGATGATGATTTTGGAAATTCAGCGGTTCAACCCGTTACATTTACAACAAAGGTTACTTTTGATAGTGATTTTGATGCTTCAAAATTACCTGTAAATGCGAAAACAATTCTTAAAAATACACAAACAGGAATGACGTATGAAGCAGTTACCAACAGTAATGGTGAAGCGGTTTTTCCTCAATTAATTCCAGGAACATATTCAGTGAATGTTAGTTTTTCCTTGACTCCAACAGAGTTTGAAACTTTATTTGGATATGATGCTGGAACAGAAGATAATATTGAATTTAATGGATCTGCGCAAAATGTGAGTGTAAATTCTTCAAATATTTCAATTGCTATCGAGTTGAATTCGGCTAAAATAATTGGTGGTTTAATTTTAAAACAAATCTATTACGGAGGTTCTGATATCAAAGAAGGCGCTTTGTTTAGAGATCAATTTATTGAGATTTACAACAATTCGAATGAAGTAATTTATGCAGATGGTTTAATTTTTGCGCAATTATTTGGTGCTAATACAGTCGAATCTCAATCATATTCTCAAGCAAATGGGCAATTAGATTGGTCCAAAGGTGAAGGAAATACAAAAGGTGCTGAAGCGAATACGGGCTATGTTTATGTTTCGAATGCGGTTCGTATTCCAGGAAATGGAACGACTTATCCAGTTCAACCAGGTCAAAGTATAACAATTGCGCAAACGGCGATAAATCATAAAGGAAATTATACCGATGCAAATGGTAAAGTGATCGAAATTCTAAAACCAGAGTTAACGG of Empedobacter falsenii contains these proteins:
- a CDS encoding DUF4876 domain-containing protein, whose translation is MLKKYILLTPILASLLFNSCSDDDFGNSAVQPVTFTTKVTFDSDFDASKLPVNAKTILKNTQTGMTYEAVTNSNGEAVFPQLIPGTYSVNVSFSLTPTEFETLFGYDAGTEDNIEFNGSAQNVSVNSSNISIAIELNSAKIIGGLILKQIYYGGSDIKEGALFRDQFIEIYNNSNEVIYADGLIFAQLFGANTVESQSYSQANGQLDWSKGEGNTKGAEANTGYVYVSNAVRIPGNGTTYPVQPGQSITIAQTAINHKGNYTDANGKVIEILKPELTVDLSNADFEVNMTSYLGSQYSYDIQNPAVPDLDIVWWANGNKDLLLDNLGRQAYILFRADENEINGFGKVKNPSNKTTYQYLQLPNDFILDAVETTQDMGTKLVPKKLQNKQDAGYAYLTAGSYTSTSIIRKTQKTINGRIILKDTNNSTNDFVNIKAEPKIFAQ